The genomic stretch CAATTTGCAGCACGGTCTGATCGGTAGCGCGCAGCAGCCTCGCTGCTTCCTCGAGCCGCAAGCGCGTGACGAACTGATGTGGCGTTTCGCCAGTCTCGCGGCGAAACACGCGCGCAAAGTGAAAACTGCTGAGTCCGGCGTGCGCGGCCAGTTCGCTGATCGCCAGATCGGCGGCAAGATTGGCGCGGACATAGTCGGTCACGCGGCGGATGCGGCGCGGCACCAGGCGCTCGGGCCCCGCAGCCTGCCCGGCTGAACCGGCGTTGCGGCCGCGCGAATAATGCTGCAACAGATGCGCGGCAAGCGCGTGAACCAGCGCGTCGACGTAAAGACGCGAGTCGGCCGGGTCACTGGCAGCGCGATGCAATGCACCGAGCATCGACGCGATCAGCGGATCGTGAAACTGCATGGCGTCGCCCAGCGACAACTCGCGTGAACCGCCCAATTCCATCTGGTCGGCCACGCTGTCGATCAGGCTGTGCTCAAGATGCAGGTGGACGGTCGACAACGGTTCGTCGCTGATCGAGCGCCAGCGCCAGGAGATCGGCGCGGGCGGCACGAACCAGACGTCGCCCATGCGCAGGTCGGCACTCTCCCAGCGGCCGCTGAGGTTGCGCTCGAGATGCTCGGCGCCGCTGCCGAGGGTCATCAGCGTGACGTCCTGCAAGCCGGGCGCCTCCAGCAGTTCCTGCTCGGCCGGTTCAAGATACGAGCGCAGCACCAGGTGCCGCCACGGACGGTCGACGCTCGAGACCAGTTTCTGGCCCGCCATGTAGCGGTCGTAGGCGAGCGTTGTTGTCAGCTTTGGAATTCTTGCCATCGCGTCTCCTGAAATATGCCGCATGCAAAAGAGAGAACCCTGCGGGTCCCGCGCCCGTTCACAAGCGGTCAGCGCAAGATCTCAAAAATGATAGCAAGGAACCGGCTACCGTAATATTTGGAAATAGTTAATCATCCAGGTTGTCGTCCATCACGCGTTTCGAACGCCGGAGCTACCGTTTCATGGAACACGAATGCGATACGCTGCCGCATTGGCTGACCGGCTCGCCGCAAGGCGAAGCCGGCCGGGCGTCGGCATCTTACAACTCAGCGGTTACCGCACAATCGGCTTACCCAGCCGACGCGCGGCGACCGGAGAACTCAGCCCACGCGGCTGAAGCAACCAGGGCGGCAGTCCGCACGGCATCGTCAGGCATGGTGCCGGCCGGCTTTCTCACGCTCTTCACCGAGGAGGAAATCGGCGCGCCCTTGCCTGCCGCGCGGCGGGCCATGCCCGTCATCAGTCCACTGGTGCGTTTTGGCAGTGCGCAGGACCGCATCGAATTCGTGCGGGAGCGCATCAAACAGCTCGGCTTCGACTCGTTCAGCTATTCGGCCACGCGCACCACCGCGCATCACAAGACGATGTTCGTGCTGACCAGCTACGAGTCGCAGACGTGGCTCACGCGTTATTTCCGCGAGCGTTATTTCGAGCTCGATCCGCGTGTCGCGCTCGCGTCGCCGACCGGCCTGCCGTTTTTATGGAACACGGCCGACATGCGCGCCGACCTGCCGCGTGCGCAAATGCGCAGCGAGCGGCTCTGCGGTCTGATCGACATGCTGGAGGCGACCGGCCGCAAGAGCGGGATTCTCACGCAGATGCCGCTACCCGAGCCGGAGCTGAGCGCGAGCCTGTGCTTCAACTCGGCGATCGCCAACCCGCGCTGGATGACCGAATCGATCGTGGCCGAGACGCTGATGTTCGCGCACACGATCCACGAATTCATCTGGACGCACGCGAAAAGCGTGATCGGCATTGCGCCCGCTCAGCAGCAGCGCGTCACGCTGAGCAACTTGCAGCATGCGGTGCTGAAGGCGGTCGTGCAAGGACAGCGCGACAAGGAAATCGCCTACTTCCTCGGGCTGTCGCCGCACAACGTCGACTACCACCTGCGCCGGCTGCGGCAACTGTTCAACGTGCGCAACCGCGTGCAGTTGATCAACGTCGCGCAGGGGTATGTGTCGTGATGGCTGTGCGTTGATTTCGCGCATGGCGTGCTCGCCGGCGGCACCGGTCAGCACGCCATACGCACGGCAGTGCCATCAGGACTTGAGACGATAGCCCGTCTTGAAGATCCACGCGACGATCGCCAGAAACACGGCGAGAAACACCGCGGTCATGCCAAGGCTCACGCCGACGTTCACATCGGCGATACCGTAGAAGCTCCAGCGAAAGCCGCTGACCAGATAGACGATCGGATTGAACAGCGTCACGACCTTCCAGAACGGCGGCAACATGTTGACCGCATAGAAACTGCCGCCGAGAAACGTCAGCGGCGTGATGATCAGCAGTGGCACAAGTTGCAACTTCTCGAAGCTATCGGCCCAGATGCCGATGATGAACCCGAACAGACTGAAGGTCACCGCGGTCAGCACGAGAAACAGGATCATCCAGAACGGGTGCTGCACTTGCAACGGCACGAACAGTCCTGCGGTCGCGAGAATGATCAGGCCAAGCAGAATCGATTTCGTCGCCGCCGCGCCCACATAGCTCACGACGATCTCCAGATACGAAACCGGCGCCGACAGCAACTCATAGATCGTCCCGGTGAAGCGCGGAAAGTAAATCCCGAACGATGCGTTCGAAATGCTTTGCGACAGCAACGAGAGCATGATCAATCCCGGCACGATGAACGCGCCGTAACTGATACCGTCCACTTCCTTGATACGCGAACCGATTGCGGCCCCGAACACGACGAAGTAAAGCGAAGTAGAAATCACCGGCGCGATGATGCTTTGCATCAACGTGCGCCATGTGCGCGCCATTTCGAACTTGTAGATCGCGCGAATTGCGTAAAGATTCATTGGTCACCTCGGAGCAGACTGACAAAGATGTCTTCGAGCGAACTTTGCGTGGTATGCAGGTCCTTGAAACGGATGCCGGAATCGTCGAGCGCTTTGAGCAGCGCGATGATGTCGGTGCGGCCGCCGTCGCCTTCATACGTGTAAATCAGTTCGTTGCCGCCGTTCGCGACATCCAGGCCATACCCGGTCAGTGTCGGGGGCACCTGCTCCAACGGACTATCCAGCTGCAACGTCAACTGCTTCTTGCCGAGCTTGCGCATCAGATCCGTTTTCTCTTCGACCAGCATGATCTCGCCCGCGTTGATCACGCCGACGCGGTCGGCCATTTCCTCGGCTTCGTCGATATAGTGGGTAGTGAGAATGATCGTCACGCCGCTCGCGGCGAGCGAGCGCACCAGCTTCCACATGTCGCGCCGCAACTCGACGTCGACACCGGCGGTGGGTTCGTCGAGAAACAGCACGCGCGGTTCATGCGAGAGCGCCTTCGCAATCAGCACGCGCCGCTTCATGCCGCCCGACAGCGTGATGATCTTGCTATTGCGCTTTTCCCACAGCGACAAATCGCGCAATACCTTTTCGACGTAAGCGGGGTTTTTCGGCTTGCCGAACAGTCCGCGGCTGAACGAGACGGTCGCCCAGACGGTTTCGAACGAGTCCGTGGTGAGTTCCTGCGGCACCAGACCGATTAACGAACGCGCGCCACGGTAATCGGCCGCGATGTCGCGGCCGTCCACCGTCACGCTGCCTTCGCTCGCATTGACGATGCCGCAGATGATGCTGATCAGCGTGGTTTTGCCCGCGCCGTTCGGGCCGAGCAAAGCGAAGATTTCTCCGCGGCGGATCGCCAGATTGACGTTTTTGAGTGCGTGAAAACCTGTGGCATAGGTTTTTGAAAGATTCGTAACCGAGACGATTGGCTGCATGGATTCGACGATGGCAGACACCGGGATTGGATTGGAAGGAGGCGGTGCGAACGCGCGACCGCACCCGCAATGTAAATGAAAGAGCGAAAACGTGCAGCGCGCCGTTGTTTTACTTTAAAAACGCGCAGGCTCTGCTCACCCCGCCCTCACGATTGCGCGCACACGAAACTGCTGGCGAGATTCAGATTGCCCGTGCCCACATAACGTGGAAACAGCGGATAGCGGCACAATGGACGCGAGCGCCCGTTGGTCGCGGCGGCAATGTCGGTCGCGGTCAGTGTTTCAGGCGATGCGCCACGCGTCACCCAGTTGTCGAGCGCGCCGAGCAGATCCACCGACGGAATGAACACGCCGCTGCCGTGCTGGAAGCCCGGCACCATATAAAGCCGCATGAACGCGTTGACCTGGTCGATGCCGAAGCGATCGATCAGCGCTTCATAGTAGGCGATCGTCTGATTCGGGCTGATGACTTCGTCGGCGAGGCCTTGCAGCGTGATGAGCTTGCCGCCGCGTGCGATATAGCGCGTCAGGTCGGTGTTCATCGCGCCGATCGTCTGCGACAGCGCGAACAGTTGAGCGCGATATTTCCCCGGATGCTGCGGGTCGAATGTGAGCGAATCGAAACTCGCATCGCGCGCGACGAAATAGCGGATGTAGCCGTCGCCTTGCGCGAACAGGTAGCCGTTGGCCAGGAAGGTCGGCACCGGCAGCCGGCCGGGCTGACGCCCGAGCCCGAGCGTGCTGGTCAGATGGGTACCCTGGAATACGTTGTAGCCGTGATAGCCGCTGACGTCCCACGCCAGCCGGTATGGCAACGACAAACCATCGCGCATCACGAGCAAGGTGGATAGCTGTGCCTCGGTGAGGCATTCATCGTGCGACGGCCTATGCCCGGCGCAGCGCATTGAGGCGACGATTTCCGCTTCGTGCTCGCGGCATGCGGCGACGTCGCTGATGATACCGTCCACCGCGCCGTCGAGCCGGTCGCACACCGCCAGCGTTCGTTGATACACGTGCTCGAGCAACGGCGGTGGAATGAAGCCGCCGCGCGTGGCGTATTCGGCCTGACCGAGTTTCACGCCGAGCAGACGGACGCCGGAAAAATTGAGCGCGGGCGAATTGGCGATCACGCCGTCGTAGTCGTCCGGAAAGCGCTGCATCACCGTGTAGCCTTCGCGCCCGCCGGTCGAACCGCCGGCGAAGTACATCCGTTGTGGCGGCCGGCCATAGGCGCGCGCAATGAGTGCAAGCGCCGCGTCATGCGTCTTCTTCAGATGCGCGTAGCCGAAATTCGTCACCGCTTCGTCGACCAGCCCGAAGATCGCGAGCGACGAATCCCCCACATGACCCGAGTCGTCGCCGAAAGTCGCATAGCCTTGCGCGAGCGGTGCACGATCCGGCGAAAACGGCATCACGCCGGTGCCGCTGACCACCACGCCGTTGTACCCGCCGCCGCCGATCTGCAGCGCGCGGCCATTCCAGCGGCGCGGCAGATTCAGGTCGAAACGGATATCGGGTGTGCTCGCGTTGAGCCCTTTGATGCGGCCGGTGATGCGGCAATATTCGCCGCCTTGCTGATTGCCGGGCGCGGTCGCGCCCACCATCGCCGCGTTTTCGATCTGCGCGCCGGCGGTGGGCATGGCGATGAGTTCGGGCGGCAACACGGCGCCGGCGAATTCCGCGCAACGCATCGCGAGCGGCGCTTCCCTGGGCGCGCCAAACGCCTTGACAACGCTCAGCCATAGCATCGCACTGACGACCGTGATGACCGTGCGGGAAGCTGGTGTGCGCGTGCGGCGCGAACGCGCCCTCATCCGTAACCTGCGCCATTGGCCGCCGTGCGCGACTGCGGCCCTCTCCAGCCGTTCCAGCCGCGCGCGATCATCAGCACGGCGCCGATTGCGACCAGATCACCACCGAGTCCGACCAGCGTACCGCGGAAGCCGTGAAACGTATGCGGCGTCGCCGTATCGACGATCAACGACACCAGCGTGCCGGTGACGAAACACACGAGCCCGGTACGGCCGACCGTCACGACCGCGGGCAGCCGTTGCGCGAGCCACGCGATGCTGCCCGCGCGCACGAATTGCGCAGCGAGCCAGGCAATGACGACGAAGTTAATCACTCGATCCACGGAAAGGTTTTGTTTAAGCGTGCCGGGCAGCGGTTGCGTCAGCACGAAGAGTTTAACAATGGCGAACGCCAGCACCGCGATCGCCGCAACCCACGTGAGCCAGCGTGCGGTGCGGGTCGCGTGAAAGCGTTCGCTAACGGGCTGCACCCGGCACAGAATCCCAAGCACGAACATCAGTTGCCACGCAAACGGATTAAAAGCCCAGTCGGCCACGTCGTCAATGCTGAATAGCGCGGCCAGCGGCCGGGCAAGCGCCCAGATCGCCACACTCAGCCCCAGTGCCATCAGCGGTGAACGGCGCGCCAGCGGCACAGCGAACGGCACGCCCAGCGCGAAGATCAGGTACATGGGCAGCACGCTCGACAGATACGGCTGACGCCGCAGCACGGCGATATCGAGCGTTTCGCGCAGCGGCTGCATGGCGAACGTCGTCCAGCCGGACAGATCGACCATTGGCGGGTTCAGATGCAGCGTCGCGAGAATAGCGCCGGATAATAACGTCAATACGGCGGTCAGCAAGTAGGGGCGATAGATCTGCCAGCAGCGCTTGACGAAACGCATCTGCGCCGCGTTCTCGCCGCGGCCCGCGAGCACTGCCGTATAGGCGGCCGCTGACGCATAGCCGCCGAGAAACACGAACACTTCGGCTGAATCGCACAACGCATAGGCGTGCAGCATCAGGTGAGACAGCGCGCTGCCGGGAATGTGGTCCAGCACGATGACGATCAGCACGATACCGCGGAAGAAATCCACTTCGATCGAGCGTCCACGGCGTGATTCCATTCGGGTTCTCGCAGATGGCGCACGTCCGATGCGCCGGGAGAAGCGGTCTTGCACCGCAATTCTTCATAGGAACACCAAGACAATAGAACGTTCCCGCCGATGCCGTGCACTGCATCGACATGCGCTGACAACCGCCCTTTAAGTGCGCGTGCATTGGCAGCGATCTGAAATTTAGCTGTCGGCGTGTGGTAATGCTGAATTATTCGGCATTCGATCGCGCGGAAAGTTTTGCGGCTTTCAATGGGCAATGCGCGAGACATGCAGGTAATAACCGCCGAAAAAAATCGCTGAATGCGATGCGCGATTTTTTTCGCATTTTTTCATCGTAGGATGGGTTCATGGACGCCTGTGGGACATCGCACGTTCGAGCGATGTCCCCTCTCGACGGCGGCCATTCATGTGGACCGGACACGCCGCCGACCCGATCTTCGATCGGCTGGATCGCTGAGCGTCCTCGCGGCGTCCTCTATTTGCCGTTGCTGACTTTGCCGTCACAATGCGCGCCGGTCCTTCCACTACCGCCCTGAACGGCGACGCCTCGCGCGCTGCTGTTGCTCTGGAAGACGACCACATGAACAACAGGATTGCCGGCTTCGACGGATTGCGCGCGATTGCAGTCCTGATGGTGTTTTTTCAGCACCGCCTGTTTGGCGACATTGGCGAGGTCGGCCATCTCGGCGTATGGATTTTTTTCGCGCTGAGCGGCTTTCTGATTATCGGCATTCTGTCTGCGCAGCGTACGCGCATCGAACGCGGTGCCAGCCGCTTTGCTGCCGAGCTGAAGCGTTTCCTGTTTCGCCGCACGTTGCGCATATTCCCGATTTATTACCTGATGCTGGTGGTGATGTGCGTGCTGATGGCGTTCGGCATGGCGAGTCCCGAACTGGCTGGCGGCATGCCGTTTCATTTCGCTTATCTGTCGAACCTCTGGATCGGCTCGGTGCTGCATTACTGGCCGGGGCGTTACTCGCATCTATGGAGCCTGGCGATCGAGGAGCAGTTTTATCTGGTGTTTGCACCGTTGTTGTTGTTGATCGCTGCGCGCTGGCATCGTGCGGTGTGCCTTGCGATTGTCGCGGTTGGGCTTGCTTCATTGCTGGGGATGCGCGCGGCGCACTGGCAGGAGATCACGATCTATACGCATCCGCTGACTAACTTTTGGCTGCTGGCATTAGGTGGGATTGGAGGCCTGCTGATTGCAGGCAAAGAGAGCCGCTTGCGGGCTGTGCTGGGATATGGTGTGACGCTGTTTATTTTGAGTGTTTGTCTCGTGGGGTTTTGTGCGGCGGAGCCGGTGTGGAGTCGGTTCAGCAGTCCTGCTGAGTTTACTGTTGTTAGTGCTTTGTATGGGGTTTGCATCGCGGCGTTGGTGTGTTCGATTGCTTGTTGCCGGAGTGCTGCGGTGATCGGGTTGCTGGAGACCAGCTGGCTCGTGAGTTTTGGGCGTATCAGTTATGGGTTTTATCTTTATCACAATCTCATTCCGGATTTGACGCGGAATCATCGTGCCGTGGTGTTGTTCGGCGGTGCCGTGCCGGGGTGGGCGCACGCTGTCGGGATTGGTGCTTCGTTTTTTATTTCGTTGGCGATTGCCGGTTTGTCCTGGCGGTGGATTGAGGAACCTCTCCTGAGGTTTAAGGGCCCCAAGGGGGCGGGTGGTGCTGCTGCGCAGGGGGCTCGGCGTGGGTTTGTGGCTCGAAGTGATGCTCCTTGATGTTTGTTTTTGTTTTTGGCGGCGGCATTCTTCTGGGTGCCTACGGCGTTGGGCTTTGCTTTCGTTTTTGTCTACGCGGCGCTTTGGTTGTTCGCTTACGGTGTTGGCCTTTCCTTGATTTCTTAGTGGTTTATTAGCGTCGCCCCTGTGCGGGGCAGGCACTTACTTTCTTTGCCGCCGCAAAGAAAGTAAGCAAAGAAAGCGGCGGCGGATTCAACCGGTCGTTGCAACACCTCTGTTCCAATACGGAAATGGAGAGTGGAGCACGATGGAACGACAAAGAAGACCGTGGTTAAACACGGTGCAGAAGGCCGAAATCTGGAAGCTGTGGCGTGAGGGCGAGTCGCTGAGCGCAATCGCGCGGATGCTCGAGCGCCAGCCGAGTGCGGTTTATCGTGTGGTGAACAGGAACGGCGGGATTGCCCCGGCCGCCCGCACACGATCTGCGCGCGCGCTGACGCTGGCCGAGCGCGAGGAGATATCGCGAGCCCTGGTCGCAGACAGAACGATGGGCCAGATTGCACTGCAACTGGGGCGCTCGAAATCGACCATCAGCCGGGAAATCGCGCGTAACGGCGGCAGCCACAGGTATCGGGCGCACGAGGCCGATGCGAACGCCTGGGAGCGTGCACGGCGGCCGAAGGTGTGTGCGCTGTCGGGCAATGGGCGCCTGCGCCGGCTGGTGGCAGCCAGGCTCAAATTACAATGGGCCCCTGTACAGATAGCGGGGTGGCTCAGGCGCGAGTTCCGGGTCAACAAGGACATGCAGATATCTCACGAGACGATCTACCGGAGCCTGTTCATCCAGGCGCGCGGGGTCCTTAAAAAGGAACTCGTTGAGCATCTTCGTACGAACCGCACGATGCGCCAGGCAAAGAGCGCCTCGGCAAGCGGCCAGAACAGGGGCAGGATAGCCGGGGCAGTGTCGATCAGCGAAAGGCCAGCCGAGGTGGAGGACCGTGCGGTACCGGGCCATTGGGAAGGCGATCTGCTGGCGGGCTCGAACAACACCTACATTGCCACACTGG from Paraburkholderia sp. IMGN_8 encodes the following:
- a CDS encoding helix-turn-helix domain-containing protein, producing the protein MARIPKLTTTLAYDRYMAGQKLVSSVDRPWRHLVLRSYLEPAEQELLEAPGLQDVTLMTLGSGAEHLERNLSGRWESADLRMGDVWFVPPAPISWRWRSISDEPLSTVHLHLEHSLIDSVADQMELGGSRELSLGDAMQFHDPLIASMLGALHRAASDPADSRLYVDALVHALAAHLLQHYSRGRNAGSAGQAAGPERLVPRRIRRVTDYVRANLAADLAISELAAHAGLSSFHFARVFRRETGETPHQFVTRLRLEEAARLLRATDQTVLQIAIAVGFENASHFSVQFKRGYGVTPLAYRSRG
- a CDS encoding autoinducer binding domain-containing protein; this translates as MEHECDTLPHWLTGSPQGEAGRASASYNSAVTAQSAYPADARRPENSAHAAEATRAAVRTASSGMVPAGFLTLFTEEEIGAPLPAARRAMPVISPLVRFGSAQDRIEFVRERIKQLGFDSFSYSATRTTAHHKTMFVLTSYESQTWLTRYFRERYFELDPRVALASPTGLPFLWNTADMRADLPRAQMRSERLCGLIDMLEATGRKSGILTQMPLPEPELSASLCFNSAIANPRWMTESIVAETLMFAHTIHEFIWTHAKSVIGIAPAQQQRVTLSNLQHAVLKAVVQGQRDKEIAYFLGLSPHNVDYHLRRLRQLFNVRNRVQLINVAQGYVS
- a CDS encoding ABC transporter permease, whose amino-acid sequence is MNLYAIRAIYKFEMARTWRTLMQSIIAPVISTSLYFVVFGAAIGSRIKEVDGISYGAFIVPGLIMLSLLSQSISNASFGIYFPRFTGTIYELLSAPVSYLEIVVSYVGAAATKSILLGLIILATAGLFVPLQVQHPFWMILFLVLTAVTFSLFGFIIGIWADSFEKLQLVPLLIITPLTFLGGSFYAVNMLPPFWKVVTLFNPIVYLVSGFRWSFYGIADVNVGVSLGMTAVFLAVFLAIVAWIFKTGYRLKS
- a CDS encoding ABC transporter ATP-binding protein — translated: MQPIVSVTNLSKTYATGFHALKNVNLAIRRGEIFALLGPNGAGKTTLISIICGIVNASEGSVTVDGRDIAADYRGARSLIGLVPQELTTDSFETVWATVSFSRGLFGKPKNPAYVEKVLRDLSLWEKRNSKIITLSGGMKRRVLIAKALSHEPRVLFLDEPTAGVDVELRRDMWKLVRSLAASGVTIILTTHYIDEAEEMADRVGVINAGEIMLVEEKTDLMRKLGKKQLTLQLDSPLEQVPPTLTGYGLDVANGGNELIYTYEGDGGRTDIIALLKALDDSGIRFKDLHTTQSSLEDIFVSLLRGDQ
- a CDS encoding tannase/feruloyl esterase family alpha/beta hydrolase; its protein translation is MLWLSVVKAFGAPREAPLAMRCAEFAGAVLPPELIAMPTAGAQIENAAMVGATAPGNQQGGEYCRITGRIKGLNASTPDIRFDLNLPRRWNGRALQIGGGGYNGVVVSGTGVMPFSPDRAPLAQGYATFGDDSGHVGDSSLAIFGLVDEAVTNFGYAHLKKTHDAALALIARAYGRPPQRMYFAGGSTGGREGYTVMQRFPDDYDGVIANSPALNFSGVRLLGVKLGQAEYATRGGFIPPPLLEHVYQRTLAVCDRLDGAVDGIISDVAACREHEAEIVASMRCAGHRPSHDECLTEAQLSTLLVMRDGLSLPYRLAWDVSGYHGYNVFQGTHLTSTLGLGRQPGRLPVPTFLANGYLFAQGDGYIRYFVARDASFDSLTFDPQHPGKYRAQLFALSQTIGAMNTDLTRYIARGGKLITLQGLADEVISPNQTIAYYEALIDRFGIDQVNAFMRLYMVPGFQHGSGVFIPSVDLLGALDNWVTRGASPETLTATDIAAATNGRSRPLCRYPLFPRYVGTGNLNLASSFVCAQS
- a CDS encoding OpgC domain-containing protein, which gives rise to MESRRGRSIEVDFFRGIVLIVIVLDHIPGSALSHLMLHAYALCDSAEVFVFLGGYASAAAYTAVLAGRGENAAQMRFVKRCWQIYRPYLLTAVLTLLSGAILATLHLNPPMVDLSGWTTFAMQPLRETLDIAVLRRQPYLSSVLPMYLIFALGVPFAVPLARRSPLMALGLSVAIWALARPLAALFSIDDVADWAFNPFAWQLMFVLGILCRVQPVSERFHATRTARWLTWVAAIAVLAFAIVKLFVLTQPLPGTLKQNLSVDRVINFVVIAWLAAQFVRAGSIAWLAQRLPAVVTVGRTGLVCFVTGTLVSLIVDTATPHTFHGFRGTLVGLGGDLVAIGAVLMIARGWNGWRGPQSRTAANGAGYG
- a CDS encoding acyltransferase, which produces MNNRIAGFDGLRAIAVLMVFFQHRLFGDIGEVGHLGVWIFFALSGFLIIGILSAQRTRIERGASRFAAELKRFLFRRTLRIFPIYYLMLVVMCVLMAFGMASPELAGGMPFHFAYLSNLWIGSVLHYWPGRYSHLWSLAIEEQFYLVFAPLLLLIAARWHRAVCLAIVAVGLASLLGMRAAHWQEITIYTHPLTNFWLLALGGIGGLLIAGKESRLRAVLGYGVTLFILSVCLVGFCAAEPVWSRFSSPAEFTVVSALYGVCIAALVCSIACCRSAAVIGLLETSWLVSFGRISYGFYLYHNLIPDLTRNHRAVVLFGGAVPGWAHAVGIGASFFISLAIAGLSWRWIEEPLLRFKGPKGAGGAAAQGARRGFVARSDAP
- a CDS encoding IS30 family transposase; this translates as MERQRRPWLNTVQKAEIWKLWREGESLSAIARMLERQPSAVYRVVNRNGGIAPAARTRSARALTLAEREEISRALVADRTMGQIALQLGRSKSTISREIARNGGSHRYRAHEADANAWERARRPKVCALSGNGRLRRLVAARLKLQWAPVQIAGWLRREFRVNKDMQISHETIYRSLFIQARGVLKKELVEHLRTNRTMRQAKSASASGQNRGRIAGAVSISERPAEVEDRAVPGHWEGDLLAGSNNTYIATLVERHSRYVMLVKVAGKDTASVVSALIRQVNKLPKQLRGSLTWDRGTEMASHRNFTIATDVQVYFCDPRSPWQRGSNENTNGLLRQYFPKGKPVDGYSQAELNKVAARLNGRPRQTLQFMNPAEKLAETLGVALTG